In the Periophthalmus magnuspinnatus isolate fPerMag1 chromosome 4, fPerMag1.2.pri, whole genome shotgun sequence genome, one interval contains:
- the angptl3 gene encoding angiopoietin-related protein 3 has translation MKLLLLLLLTVAMSVVVHSEDNPTLPSMALTTPPHPTPTEAKSRFALLDDVRLLANGLLQLGQSLREFVHKTKAQINDIFQKLNIFDHSFYQLSVVTSEIKEEEEELKRTTSYLKANNEEIRNLSLEINSKINSILIERAQLQSKVGSLEEKLKGLSQIMLPPEQIGEISTLKEVIEAQEKTITSLLNAVKEQHEQLDNQKHKIKNLEEKLNNDNFQDTMEKSMDSDPSSLDTFEYLTVNSTDLPTDCSELYDKGEMNSGVYVIKPNHSEAFNVYCEMTSDGGVTVIQRRLDGSMDFDQTWEKYEKGFGNFERDYWLGLQKLYSVSQQGAHLLRIDIEDWRDVKHWAEYRFSLDGSSAHYALHLSHVSGDMADALANVTGVRFSTKDTANDIQRNCPRHSTGGWWFDSCGETNLNGRYQWLRAKGRSMRRKGIHWKPSTGQSLSLKTTKISIRPAPAASDSLY, from the exons ATgaagctgctgctactactactgctaactGTGGCTATGTCAGTTGTTGTCCACAGCGAAGACAACCCAACGCTGCCTTCCATGGCCCTCACCACGCCCCCACATCCGACCCCCACAGAGGCGAAGTCGCGTTTTGCCCTGCTGGATGACGTGCGGCTGCTGGCGAACGGCTTGCTTCAACTTGGGCAGAGTCTTCGGGAGTTTGTGCATAAAACCAAAGCGCAAATCAACGATATTTTCCAAAAGTTAAATATATTCGATCACTCGTTTTACCAGCTCTCCGTGGTTACGTCGGAgataaaagaggaagaggaggaactcAAAAGGACTACGAGTTATCTCAAGGCGAACAACGAGGAGATTCGAAATTTGTCGCTGGAAATTAACTCGAAGATAAACAGCATCCTGATCGAGAGGGCGCAGCTGCAGAGCAAAGTGGGCAGTTTGGAGGAGAAGCTGAAGGGGTTGTCCCAGATCATGCTTCCTCCTGAACAAATAGGTGAAATATCCACACTCAAG GAAGTGATCGAGGCCCAAGAGAAAACTATTACAAGTCTTCTGAACGCAGTGAAGGAGCAACACGAACAGCTCGACaaccaaaaacataaaatcaaaaatcTGGAGGAAAAG CTCAACAACGACAACTTTCAAGATACTATGGAAAAGTCCATGGATTCTGACCCTTCATCTTTGGACACGTTTGAGTACCTGACGGTGAACTCAACAG ATCTTCCTACAGACTGCAGCGAGCTATACGACAAAGGGGAGATGAACAGCGGAGTCTATGTAATAAAACCTAACCACTCTGAGGCGTTCAATGTTTACTGCGAAATGACGTCAG ATGGAGGAGTGACTGTGATTCAGCGCAGGTTGGATGGTTCCATGGATTTCGACcaaacatgggaaaaatatgaaaagGGCTTTGGAAATTTTGAAA GGGACTACTGGCTGGGTCTGCAGAAGCTGTACAGTGTGTCTCAGCAGGGAGCTCACCTGCTGCGCATCGACATAGAGGACTGGAGAGACGTCAAGCACTGGGCAGAGTATAGATTTTCACTGGACGGAAGCTCCGCCCACTACGCCCTTCACCTCAGCCACGTCTCCGGTGACATGGCAGACGCTCTGGCCAACGTCACCGGGGTTCGGTTCTCAACTAAAGACACAGCCAACGACATCCAGAGGAACTGTCCCCGGCATTCCACAG gtggttggtggtttgattccTGTGGAGAAACCAACCTGAATGGAAGGTACCAGTGGCTGCGTGCAAAGGGGCGCTCTATGAGAAGAAAAGGCATTCATTGGAAGCCAAGCACAGGCCAATCGCTTTCATTAAAAACCACAAAGATTAGCATAAGACCAGCTCCGGCCGCCTCCGACAGCCTGTACTGA